Part of the Methylomonas sp. AM2-LC genome, TCTTCTTCGCTTCGTCTAATCGCTTGGCAGGTAGCATTACTTGATCCAACCACTTTTTTTCTAGATTTGTTTCTTCAAGCGAGTTGGGGTAGCGATTATTATCCAATTTGAATTGTTCTATTACCTTAACGATCTGGTCGGCAACATCGCGTCGTGAGTGTTCGCGATAGCTATGCATACCCTTTACCAAAAACACCGAAAGAATAGCAACTAGCATTATTGCCATTTTATTTGCTCGTTTTGGAGGTAAACTCCAAAAACGAATTAATTGAATACCTTGGTATAACAACACCGGGTAAGCAATTATAAAAATACCGTTACCCAAACTAGGGCTGCTACAGACAACTATCGAGAATATAAATACAAAAAGCGTAGCTTTATTGCTCTTAACAAAATTGAAAATATTTATCATTTTTTTGTGAATCGTTAAATAATTTCAGTAGTCAGTGTAGCAGCGATTAGCGTAGCGTAATCGTGGGAAGTATAAACTGGTACTTTTGTCTTTTTAATCAGGTTGCGCAGTTTATCTCATCCTTAGAAATAGGTAGCATGCCTCTATTAATCCAGGCTATTGGTAAAATTGGATTGCTTTATTAAATTTAAGAGTACGATTTACAATAACTTTGAAATGGTAACTATTGGAGTCAGTTGCAATATTCTAGTATTTAAATGTTAGAATATTGGAGCAGTCCCTGAATACGTTAGAAACGTTGTGCATTCCATTGCTCACAGACTCAAACTCACTATGAAAAAACTCCACTTAATACTTTTGTTTCTTGCTTCTATTAGTATCACGTTTGCAGCGGATGATGCAACCAACAAGCTCGTCGAGGGTTTGATCTTCCGTGAGCCGTTCACACTCACTCTTCACGTCGATAAAGAGCGCTTTTACGAAGAGAAGCTTGGGAAAATTCCCTTTGTCTATGATGGGGACGTATATCTTTTCAAGGGCGACGAATTTGGTCTCAACCTCGACATCCAAGACAACTCAATTAAGACCGTTAAATACCAGCAGGATTTGAAGAAGGCAGATCTGACCCTCAAATTTACTCAAGAGGTTAAGTCAGATGGAACCTCAATGATGATTCTTAGCATGCACAACAATACAAAACATACTCTCAACGTTGATGCACTGATGACAGTACCCGGAAAAAAGGGAATTGCAAAGACCAGCATTCTTCCTCTGCAGCCCGGAATTTCTAGTTTTGAGTCGTGGCCTCATCCTATTGTCCAGCTCGTTCTTCGCAACATTCGAATTGCATAATGACTGAAAAGCTCTACATGGCGATCAATTTGCGCACAGATATAAGTGGTATTATTTTTTTAGCGAATGTAGCCACGATTAGCGAAGGAGACTGTGAAAGTATTCATAATTCTTGTCAAAATAGTCTATATATAGTTGGTTTGTGATTTTTCACTACTAGATATAGAGGTAAATATTTTAAAAATTGAATACTTTCACGGTCTCGAAGCGTAATCGAGGGAATTACCTCAAAGTGATAGCTTCATAAGGCATCAATAGCCTAGCCTATTGCGTCACGAGTTTGAAGGCAACAGTGTCGCAATACGGCTTCGCCTATTACGACCTATTCTGGCTTATTGCGTTGATTTTGTTCCCGCCAGCCATTTTCGACTGCCGGTTTTGACCCCAGGTGCTTTTTTGCGCCATTTGCAAAAGGAGAATACCTAATGACCAACTATGCCTTGCGTGTCCCAGAATCTCTGTTTACTTACGCCCGCAAAGTAGCGGAGGAAGAGCATGTATCAATGAACCAATTTTTTGTCATGGCTATTGCCGAAAAGGTTTCCGCGTTAAAAACCGAGACCTATTTTCGTGAGCGGCAATCTCGCGGCGAACTCAATGCCTTTGATATCTGGCTTAACGCCAGCCCTGATATAAAACCGCTAGTAGGCGATGAATTGACTTGATTAAGCATCGGTCAATATTGATTTATTCCTGCGGTTTTCCCGCAAGGCCATAAGGTGCAACTACACAAAGTGATAGCCTTAAAGGGCGTCAATGGTCCAGCCCATTGCGCCACGAGTTTGAAAGCAACAGCGTCTCAATACGGCTTCGCCTATTACGACCTATTCTGGCTTATCGAGTTATTAATTCAATCAGTTAGTAAAGTTAGACTGCTTTATCAAGTGTAAGAATATATGTTTCCTTTGCTCAGCATAGGCGCAGAAATTGTAACCCGTTAATTATGGTCGCCCTGAAATAAGTCCTGTGCATTACTGGTAGATTGTTGGAAATTGTCTTGCTCAACCCGTGATCTTTTGGCTGGAGTAGTGCTAATCTGTTTTGACTGATTTTCTACATCTTTAGCAGGTTGATCTTGTTTAAGCGTGGACTGTTCACTAGATGCGGTTGGAGCAGTCAAAACCGGGTCAACAGTATCAGCGGCAGACACAGAGCGGCAAGCTATGATTAGTATGCTGAGTAAAATAATTTTTTGTGACATAAACTGTCTCCAGATTGAAATGTAAAGTGACTCATGCAATGCTGCAATTTATCAATAACCCGATTAGCATGCTGGCTACCGCACTGTGGCTAATTAATGCTCTGCACCCGTTAAAATCATTGGGGCAATTACCAGATAGCGGTTTGCAAAAACACTAGCAAAATGGATAAAAAATCAACTGCATAAGGTTTTTTTTCTGCAGTTATTGTATCATTTTTGAAATTTTTGTTATGCTTTCTGCCTACCCACCTTAATGGCCGAGTGTTAAATGCGCTTTTTCTCAAGAAAACAATCTGATTCAAGATATAGTCTTTTCAGGCTAGTGTTTTCTTTTGGCTTGCCGCTGGTGCTGATCATAGCCTTTTTGGGTAAATCTTTCATTAATGTCAACGACATCGGTTTAGCGAATGGTTTTTCGCATCCTTTAACCGGCTGGGATCATCTAGTGACCATGCTGGCTGTCGGTATCTGGGCTGCGCAATTACGTGGGCGAGCCGTTTGGATGCTGCCATTGGCTTTTGTTAGTGTCATGAGTTTGGGTGGTCTTGCTGGCGCATCGGGTGTGGACATACCAAATGTGGACGGCATTATTCTAGTTTCTTGTGCGGTTTTCAGTGTTTTGATCACGCGCAACATTCGTTTCAGCAGCAAAATCAATGTTTTGATTGTTGCTTTTTTCGCCTTTTTTCATGGTTTCGCGCACGGCCAGGAAATTTCTACGTCTGCCAGCCTGCTTTCATATATCGCGGGATTTATGTTGGCCACCTTGCTTTTGCACGGTGCCGGTATTTTGGTTGCCAAACTGGTGGTTTTGGCGGTTACTTGTTTATTGACCGTACTTTTTTCCAGCTCGGCACTGGCTAAAACCGCAGAATCCGTTATCAATATTAACGATAATAATCCTGTCGTGCATCAGTTTCAAAATCAGGTTAACCCTGCCAATGCCAGCTTTGATAGTCCACATGTCCTCAGCGAACAGTTTGCCAGGCAAGATGCGGGCGGCGGAGTGCTATCATCACTCACTACTCAGCTTTCCGGTCTACTATCCGCTCAGCAGAACCAGCAATCACAGCTGCAACAGCTGCAACAGCAGAAACTAAACAGCGCTGCTGATTATCAGCTATTTGCTGTTAAACACTCTTTTATCAATACGGGTGTGGTTTCCATCACTCAGCGTTTTTATCCCAGTGACAGTGCCGATTGTCAAAACTTGGATTTTAAAAATTATTTTCCAAAGATTAACCATACACCTGGTAAGCACCTCCTTAGCAATGGCGTTGGTCTTACTTCGCCACCCGCTTGGTTTTATGCTTTCCTCGTTCCCCGCCCGTTCCAAAATACCTGTTTTTATTTAACTGAAGCCGCTAATCTTCAGTGTTGTTTTGCCCGTTTCCCTAGCGGCAATACTGTAAACAAATCACACCGTCGTCTTAATTACCCTCAGCTTCGCTTTGTCAAACGCATTACTGTGCAGCCTTGGGTTGCGCGCAAGGGCAACGCTGATAATTACAAGTCTCAAAATTCTTTTGCTACAAGCACTAACAATCCTAGTCTGTTTCAAATTGCAAAAATGGCACTGTTGGCAGAATGGCTTAGTGCTGATACCCCCTTTTTTCTATCCAAACCTAAAAGCTATCAGTTAGATGGCTTCAATAAAATAATAATTTAGCGCATCAGGAGCAGGCAGTGAGCAGTTACGACACTATTTTTAAAAAGAAACAACTGATTATCGGATTGGGTGTTATTTTAGGATGCAGTTCTGTCGAGCTTCATGCTGCGCCGGGTCTTGAGTCAACCGCGCAGGTAACGTCATCCGATCAGGCTAAAGTGGTTAAAAAAGCCAAGAATAAAAAATCCGCTAAGCTTATAAAACAGACGCAACAGGCAACTACACCTAGTCAAACTTCCCCAGCTCTTCAGGAGCAGCAACCTACCGCACCTGCGCAAGTAAAGCCAACAAATTCAGGCAAACAGGTAGAGGAAAGCGATCCAGACGCGCCCGTAATTAAAACCTTGAAAGTTGAGGAGTTGGGCGAAATCAGCGTTAAAGCCGGTCGCTCCAAAAACTTGCTGGGTCAAACCGGTTCTGCTTCACAGGGGGTGATCAGTCAGGAACAAATTCAATTCCGTGCCTCATCGCGTCCGGGTGAGCTGGTGGAGTTGATCCCCGGTATGATTGCGACTCAACACAGTGGCTCTGGTAAAGCCAATCAGTATTTTTTACGTGGCTATAATCTTGATCATGGTACCGATTTTACCACTATTGTCGATGGCATTCCGATGAACATGCCCAGCCATGCCCACGGGCAGGGTTATATGGACCTGAATAGCCTAATTCCAGAATTGGTCGATAAAATCGAATACGGTAAAGGACCGTATTACGCTGAAATTGGTGATTTTTCTTCGGCAGGTTTTAACAAAATGACAACCACGAAAACCTTACCCCAAGGTTTTTTAAAGTTTACCGGCGGCGAGTTCGATTTTTACCGAACCGTAGCGGCCAATTCCAGCAAACTGGGTGATGGCAATTTGCTGTATGGTGCCGAGTTTCAAACTTATAACGGCGCGTGGGCTGTACCGGAAAACGGCCATAAATACAACGGTATACTGCGTTATACCCAGGACCATGATAATTGGGGGGTAGCAGTCAATGCCAAAGCTTATAGCAATGCCTGGACGGCGACCAACCAGATTGCTCAAACTGCCATAGATAGTGGTCAATTGGGACTTTATGGCTCTTTAAGTCCGTCAGACGGCGGTAACACCAATCGTTACAGTTTCTCTACCAATGTTTGGAATAAAGGCCAGGACTGGAAAAACGATGCCAATGTTTATGCGGTCTATTACGACTTAAATCTGTATTCTAACTTTAGTGGTTACACCAGCGGCCCTTGGGGGGATCAGATGAATCAGCGTGAACATCGGGTGCAAGTGGGTGGCAATGAAGAACTCACCCATTACGACCAACTATTCGGACTGGATATGGACAACACCTATGGTATGAGTTTCCGGCACGACGAAATCATGGGGCTGGGTTTATATAACACGGTTAACCGACAATTATTGAATACCATCAGTCTGGATAATGTATCGGAAAGTACCGGTGGTCTGTATTTTAAAAACCAGATCCACTGGAACGAGAAGTTTCGAACCATACAAGCCTTGCGAGCCGATTTTATTACCATGCAAGTTGAGGCGCTTGCTAATCCCTTTACCACAGGGAATGCCGCAATAGCACAAATGGATGCCTCCTCTACATCGGCTTATTCAAGTGCCGTCAGTGCTGGAGAAATTACGCTGGCCAATGCGACCACTTCTGCCGCCATTAATGCAGCCAATTCCGGTTATCGCTCTAAAGAAATGATCAGTCCAAAGTTTAGCGCGATACTGGGTCCCTGGTATAACACCGAGTATTTCTTAAACGCCGGTTCTGGTTATCATTCTAACGATGCGCGCGGTACGACACTACAAATTACACCTGACGGCAACGCTGCCGGTAGCAGTGGCATGGTCACGCCTATGGCGTGGCAGCGCGGTGGAGAAATCGGCGCACGTAGCAATATTATTCCTAATTTAAACAGCACCTTAGCCTTATGGTGGTTACAATCCAGCCAAGAGCTGGTGTTTGCAGGGGATGAGGGGGCGACTAATGTAAACGGTAAATCCGAGCGATATGGACTGGAGTTCACCAACTACTATAAACCAACCGACTGGTTAACACTGGATTTTGATCTTGCAAAAAGCTACGGTCATTTTGTGAACACCCCTCAAACCGACTATTCAAACGGCACGCCGAGCTGCCCTACGGCAAGTGCTACCGCCGCATGTACCGGCAACTATATACCTAATTTGGTAGGCACCGTTATCGCGGCCGGTATTCAAGTGGTGGCGCCGAATGGAATGTATGGGTCCTTGCGCTTGCGGCATTTTGGTGATTCGCCGCTGGATTCCAACGGTACTTTTTGGACATCGAATGTTGATATTCTCAATCTGGGTTTAGGCTACAAACAGAAAAATTATAAACTGGATTTCAATATCTTCAATTTGCTGGGCGAAACCACCAGTGATATTGCTTATGCCTATAACTATGCCTCAACCGCTGGTGCTGGTGCGCAGACCGGCACCTTTGGCATCGTCAGACATCCGGTCGAACCACGCATGGCCAGAGCCGGAATTACCATTTATTTCTAAAAACCACCTGTAAACTAGGGCAGGGTGTAAGCTGGGTTAAGTGAAAATGAGACCCAGCTTGAAACCCTGCTTCCTCGTTTGTATGAGTGTCATTATGCATGCTTCGTGACAAAAAATTCATGTTGATATCATGAAATTTCGCAATGACTGACACACGACAAATCCTGTTAATGTCGAATGACGGTATTAATCATTTATGCAAAATAGGTAGACAAAATTTGCAGAGACTGCAATTTTGGTAGGGTATTTATTGTGTCAAAATAAAAAGTATCATAAATTTCAATACGGTAACAATTGGCATATTTATTGTTATATCTAGCCGTGATCGGCATCACATTTAATATAAAAAATAATGAGTGTCGTATCCGTAAAATCGTGGGCTAAACCCAGTTTCAATTGTTTGTGAAACCATTTATGCGATTTTACTAATTAAAATTTATTGAAAAAGCTCAAATAGCATAGGAAAAATATGAAGAAACTATTATTAATTCCAGCATTAATGATGTTACCACTGTCAACAAATGCTGCCACATATGGACCTGTTGCAAATTTTGACGTTATAAATGATACCGGCAAAGTGGCACATGGTTTTGAGATTGAACTGGATGGTATTGTACCCTCTGACATTACCTCACTATTCGGTGATGCTACACGTTGGACTGGAATGGAACGCTATGGTATTCCCGTCGTCACCACAACAGCTACGGGTGTTCGTGTTACTTATAGAGATGATACAAAATCGACCCCGTCTGGAACGCTCGTCGTATCTCCTCACGACAGCTGTTGGCCATTAGGCGCTCCTGGTCCTAACGGATATGGCCCGCAGTATCCGTGTGACCACTTTGGTGTTAGTACAAATAAGCCTACACCCGTTGTTCGTTATAACTGGTTGACTGAAACTACACCTTGGCCCGCTGGAGCAACTACGGGTCCAATTTCAAGGACGGATGCCTTTGTACCAAACGTGCAGATTAATATTGCACAAGTACCTCCGGCTGTTGTAGTACAGCCACCGGCACCTGCGCCTGGCTTACCTTTGCCGCCACCTGTCAATCAACCACCCGCCGCTGCTATTCATGCAGTTATGGCAGCTCCTGCGCCAAATCAGTTTGAATTTGGTGAGCCACGTTGGGTTAAAGTGACTGCTACTGGCTCTTTGAATAATATTGCTGTTGAAGATTTGATGGGTAATAACGCACTTATGCAAAAAGCCCAAACCCAAATTGAATGGCAACGTCTGCAGTATGATGCGGGTGCTACGGGTGGTGGTGCTAACGGCACAATTGACTTGAGCGGTGTTGCTCTTGATCCAGGTGCAATCGCAGTTGCGTATCGTTTTGAGTACTATGCGTATAACGGTGACTTTGATCCGCAGACCCATGAAGCAATTGGTATTTTAGATGCTAATGGTGCAGTAATTCCGGGATCAAATGTTGATACATCGGGTAGTTCGACGCCTCCAGTCACTGTAGGCAGATATTTGGGCGCACAGATGGCTGGGGTAAACTTTGATGGTAACATTCCGCCAGCTCCGCCACTTCCCATTGCGCCTACCATCAACGCAGTGATTGCCGGCGGTGTTGTTGGACAAGCCTATAGCAGCACATTTGATGTCACTCCAATTCTTGCAAACGATGTACTGGTAGTAACCATTACAGGTCTGCCTGCAGGGTTAACTTATGCTACTGTTGGTAGCAAAGTCACTATTAGCGGTGCACCCTCTGTTGTCGGTAGTTTCCCTATTACCATTCAAGCAGACGATAAAAGCAATGGAACAACCATTTCGGCTACAACGGCAATTGATATTGCTGATGCACCGATGGTATTTAATGTGACGTTTGCGCCTGCAACTGTTGGTACGCCTTATGTATACCCATTCTCTGTTCTGGGTGGATATGGAACAAAAACCTACTCAACTGTAAGTCCTCTTCCTGCAAATTTGGCTATCGTTAATGATACACTGGCTGGAACGCCTTCAATTGACGGTACATTTGCGATCATAATGACTGTTAAAGATAGTCTGGGATTCACACAAAATGCAGCGTCATCAAACTTGGTAATCAGCAAAGCACCCGTGGTAGTTGTGCCGCCTGTTCCTGTTCCAGTCGCTTGTTCAGGTAACAATAAAGTGATGACAAGTGCTTCTGCAACTGTTGCTGACATTGCGGGTGGTATTGCCAATAATGGTCAAACAGTTGATTTGCCCGCAGGTGTTACATTTAATGCGCCACTTACGGCAGCTAATGCGTTTGTTGCGAATAACCTGTTGACTTATTCGGGTACTGTTGACAATGCAACTAATCATTGTGTTGCCTCTATTGCTGCAATTGCTCAAGGTTTAAATGTTACTTATCCTGTTCCGTATAGCGGTCAGGTTGGTGTTGACTACTCTATCGTACCTGCTGGTAGCGTAGCTGCACAAATTGGTATCAGTGGTGGTATCGGCCCATACACTGTTGTTGCAAATCCACTTCCATTAGGAATGTCGCTTGACGCTACAAACACATTGATTGGTACACCAACTGTCGCTGGAACCTACAATGTTTCAATTTCTGTTAACGATAACAATGGACAAACCAGCAATAGCGCATTAACTTTGGTCATTGCTCCAGCGCCTGTCGCAGCCTCTTGTGCCGGTACAGATGAAGCTATTACCAGTATTGTAAGTGCGGCAAGAAACACAAATATTGCGCTGTTTAATGGAATCATCATCAAGGCTCCATACATTTCAACCGCAGCAAACAATGTAGCGATTCCTGCAACTGGCGTAACTTACACATTCTTACAAGGACTGGCCAATGGCTCATTCCCAGTAGGCGCTTTGATTACTTATTCTGGTTCTTATGGTGCTGCGTCAGGCGGACCCAATGGTAATCCAATGTGGTGTGTTCCAACAACTGTAACTGTTAAGCCGAAACCAGCTGTTTGCACTGCTCCACAAGTTTTGGATGTTCCTACAAACACTTGTGTAACACCTTTGAGCATTGCAGTTCCTACATTACCATCGGCTACTGTTGGTAAGCTTTATAGCACGACATTTGCCGGACCGACGGGTGGATTAGCGCCTTATACCGTCACGGTAGGTGCTCCTGCTGGTCTAAGTGGTTCTTTGAGTGGAAGTACTGTAACTCTTGCAGGTACGCCTACTGCAAATGGTACATTCTCTGTAAGCTTATCGGTGGTTGATGCGAATGGTAAAACATTTTCTACAACAGCTCCGCTGACAATTGCTTCTGCTCCAGTTTTGACATGCACTAAACCTGCGGGCGCGACTACCTATAACGGTATACAAGGTAATGCAACTGCAGTATCAGGTACTTCTGTTACCATTAAAGGTGTTGTTGTTAATGTTCCGGCCTGTACTGCAATATCTTGGCAGGGTAACTGGACCGGTTTGACCAAAGCAATACGTGTTGGTTATAACGTACAGGTACAAAAAGGTTATGTCCTGAATGGCGTAATCACTGCTACATCGTTAACAGTTGATAACGGTCTGTAAGTACTAAAATGAAAGGACCTTCGGGTCCTTTCTGCATAAAAAGTCATTAATAAGAAGCTGTGATTGTATTGATCACGGCTTTTTTTTTAGATGACACGTTAGTATAAGTAACACCATGTAATGGTATTACTTATACTAGCTCATTGATTAATAATGTTATTTTAGAGTATTTTTACAAAGTATATTCTTTTGATATTAACTTTGAGTTCAGACAATGAAAACGGATGCTTAAGCCCACAAGCGTAAAAAGAATCCCACTAACAATACCGAAAACCCGCCAATTTCTGCAACGGATAAGACATTTAATATAGTGTAATCTTTATTGCGATCTAAGGAATCGCGTATGCTGTTATTGCTTAAAGTCGTTAGGCCAAGATTGATATAGTGACCGATGGCAATAGCAAAAAACAGCAGCGGTGGGATCACTGCCAGGGTATTAACGGTGTCGGAAAATGCACTGAGTGCGGCAAAAACTGCCAGCAATTGTGCGGAAAACGCGTACATTAACGCGGCACGGTGTGCCGTGTTGACATAGTATGGTGCTTCGAGTTTCTCACTGCGCCGCATGCAAATATATTTCC contains:
- a CDS encoding toxin-antitoxin system HicB family antitoxin, producing the protein MTNYALRVPESLFTYARKVAEEEHVSMNQFFVMAIAEKVSALKTETYFRERQSRGELNAFDIWLNASPDIKPLVGDELT
- a CDS encoding HupE/UreJ family protein encodes the protein MRFFSRKQSDSRYSLFRLVFSFGLPLVLIIAFLGKSFINVNDIGLANGFSHPLTGWDHLVTMLAVGIWAAQLRGRAVWMLPLAFVSVMSLGGLAGASGVDIPNVDGIILVSCAVFSVLITRNIRFSSKINVLIVAFFAFFHGFAHGQEISTSASLLSYIAGFMLATLLLHGAGILVAKLVVLAVTCLLTVLFSSSALAKTAESVININDNNPVVHQFQNQVNPANASFDSPHVLSEQFARQDAGGGVLSSLTTQLSGLLSAQQNQQSQLQQLQQQKLNSAADYQLFAVKHSFINTGVVSITQRFYPSDSADCQNLDFKNYFPKINHTPGKHLLSNGVGLTSPPAWFYAFLVPRPFQNTCFYLTEAANLQCCFARFPSGNTVNKSHRRLNYPQLRFVKRITVQPWVARKGNADNYKSQNSFATSTNNPSLFQIAKMALLAEWLSADTPFFLSKPKSYQLDGFNKIII
- a CDS encoding TonB-dependent receptor plug domain-containing protein, yielding MSSYDTIFKKKQLIIGLGVILGCSSVELHAAPGLESTAQVTSSDQAKVVKKAKNKKSAKLIKQTQQATTPSQTSPALQEQQPTAPAQVKPTNSGKQVEESDPDAPVIKTLKVEELGEISVKAGRSKNLLGQTGSASQGVISQEQIQFRASSRPGELVELIPGMIATQHSGSGKANQYFLRGYNLDHGTDFTTIVDGIPMNMPSHAHGQGYMDLNSLIPELVDKIEYGKGPYYAEIGDFSSAGFNKMTTTKTLPQGFLKFTGGEFDFYRTVAANSSKLGDGNLLYGAEFQTYNGAWAVPENGHKYNGILRYTQDHDNWGVAVNAKAYSNAWTATNQIAQTAIDSGQLGLYGSLSPSDGGNTNRYSFSTNVWNKGQDWKNDANVYAVYYDLNLYSNFSGYTSGPWGDQMNQREHRVQVGGNEELTHYDQLFGLDMDNTYGMSFRHDEIMGLGLYNTVNRQLLNTISLDNVSESTGGLYFKNQIHWNEKFRTIQALRADFITMQVEALANPFTTGNAAIAQMDASSTSAYSSAVSAGEITLANATTSAAINAANSGYRSKEMISPKFSAILGPWYNTEYFLNAGSGYHSNDARGTTLQITPDGNAAGSSGMVTPMAWQRGGEIGARSNIIPNLNSTLALWWLQSSQELVFAGDEGATNVNGKSERYGLEFTNYYKPTDWLTLDFDLAKSYGHFVNTPQTDYSNGTPSCPTASATAACTGNYIPNLVGTVIAAGIQVVAPNGMYGSLRLRHFGDSPLDSNGTFWTSNVDILNLGLGYKQKNYKLDFNIFNLLGETTSDIAYAYNYASTAGAGAQTGTFGIVRHPVEPRMARAGITIYF
- a CDS encoding putative Ig domain-containing protein; its protein translation is MKKLLLIPALMMLPLSTNAATYGPVANFDVINDTGKVAHGFEIELDGIVPSDITSLFGDATRWTGMERYGIPVVTTTATGVRVTYRDDTKSTPSGTLVVSPHDSCWPLGAPGPNGYGPQYPCDHFGVSTNKPTPVVRYNWLTETTPWPAGATTGPISRTDAFVPNVQINIAQVPPAVVVQPPAPAPGLPLPPPVNQPPAAAIHAVMAAPAPNQFEFGEPRWVKVTATGSLNNIAVEDLMGNNALMQKAQTQIEWQRLQYDAGATGGGANGTIDLSGVALDPGAIAVAYRFEYYAYNGDFDPQTHEAIGILDANGAVIPGSNVDTSGSSTPPVTVGRYLGAQMAGVNFDGNIPPAPPLPIAPTINAVIAGGVVGQAYSSTFDVTPILANDVLVVTITGLPAGLTYATVGSKVTISGAPSVVGSFPITIQADDKSNGTTISATTAIDIADAPMVFNVTFAPATVGTPYVYPFSVLGGYGTKTYSTVSPLPANLAIVNDTLAGTPSIDGTFAIIMTVKDSLGFTQNAASSNLVISKAPVVVVPPVPVPVACSGNNKVMTSASATVADIAGGIANNGQTVDLPAGVTFNAPLTAANAFVANNLLTYSGTVDNATNHCVASIAAIAQGLNVTYPVPYSGQVGVDYSIVPAGSVAAQIGISGGIGPYTVVANPLPLGMSLDATNTLIGTPTVAGTYNVSISVNDNNGQTSNSALTLVIAPAPVAASCAGTDEAITSIVSAARNTNIALFNGIIIKAPYISTAANNVAIPATGVTYTFLQGLANGSFPVGALITYSGSYGAASGGPNGNPMWCVPTTVTVKPKPAVCTAPQVLDVPTNTCVTPLSIAVPTLPSATVGKLYSTTFAGPTGGLAPYTVTVGAPAGLSGSLSGSTVTLAGTPTANGTFSVSLSVVDANGKTFSTTAPLTIASAPVLTCTKPAGATTYNGIQGNATAVSGTSVTIKGVVVNVPACTAISWQGNWTGLTKAIRVGYNVQVQKGYVLNGVITATSLTVDNGL